The Fusarium poae strain DAOMC 252244 chromosome Unknown contig_6, whole genome shotgun sequence genome window below encodes:
- a CDS encoding uncharacterized protein (TransMembrane:1 (o20-40i)), with product MPRVAVVFARLMVDEEDRGVKPFLVLLSDAMAIGSFFDLFQSRFLPSTALLGSSSKPENGRIEFLRHIRRVPVGTVSFSILGISAIKVGTRIAAVYSERRTIASVDGGKGRKRIMDFSTQQVPIVEGWVHEKHALATIFKATVVKASQVLRPLAERCGWQGFFAFNQISELDLTFQGNTVSEGDTLVLCIRLARSIGGEFGPSTGNE from the exons ATGCCCCGTGTGGCTGTAGTATTTGCTCGCCTTATGGTAGATGAGGAGGACCGCGGTGTGAAGCCATTTCTAGTGTTGTTGAGCGACGCAATGG ccattggatCATTCTTTGACCTCTTTCAATCACGTTTCCTACCTTCGACCGCACTGCTCGGCTCTAGCTCTAAGCCAGAGAATGGCCGCATCGAGTTCCTGCGTCATATCCGGCGCGTGCCTGTGGGAACAGTGTCCTTTTCTATTCTGGGTATCTCGGCTATCAAAGTCGGGACACGCATCGCAGCTGTCTACAGCGAGAGGAGGACTATAGCATCGGTCGACGGCGGTAAGGGGCGGAAACGGATCATGGACTTCAGCACTCAGCAAGTTCCAATTGTTGAGGGATGGGTGCATGAAAAA CATGCACTGGCTACCATTTTCAAGGCGACGGTGGTCAAGGCCTCTCAAGTCTTAAGGCCACTCGCCGAGAGGTGTGGATGGCAAGGCTTCTTTGCGTTCAACCAGATAAGCGAGCTGGACCTTACATTCCAAGGGAACACCGTCTCCGAAGGCGATACGTTGGTTCTATGCATCC GCCTTGCCAGAAGTATTGGCGGGGAGTTTGGTCCTTCCACAGGCAATGAATAG